Proteins encoded in a region of the Triticum dicoccoides isolate Atlit2015 ecotype Zavitan chromosome 3A, WEW_v2.0, whole genome shotgun sequence genome:
- the LOC119267521 gene encoding uncharacterized protein LOC119267521, producing the protein MPKPSTQPSGITLQIGQTSPKESSAMQDSDKKLLDKCVKMILGMTTNPPPANDNNQSLSHAINEVLTETLEQTLALAEIETQCTTGDIESSSCQSTQQEVANVAQNDLTGQKEEESQDHPSNNSVAEVSSERTEDDDISKVGKKDSNSHTSHLTPRHNFRDIEIVHIAEEPSSPKTIDCKHISKLAEPLPDGECFDYAGSINPSMKMRKQRYQKKDEITEGISEIVKKKQYPMKKLNNLYNTLVASSKFRGLRRTRRHEDNDTGGTKIRIGPASATERELVQCLMPKGKMCKNMMWLLSVALMYDWGSKTKVILDQTIITELLKNPKKCNHLYLCKKLSKLALQNVEQIFLPTLYDYHWILAVINLMENTIEIYDSNLEVKEGEDPHKVILENMANNRQKALNDYLQKSAFAFMDFPRKCSYAGKQTNNDDCGFWVIKVLLCHNGKELIGNYKWAMDVFRKEICYILVYHRFNDLNPRRPEIKKISSSMKTTTD; encoded by the exons ATGCCCAAACCAAGCACTCAACCCTCAGGTATCACTTTGCAAATTGGTCAAACCTCACCAAAGGAATCTTCAGCAATGCAAGATTCTGATAAAAAATTACTAGACAAATGTGTGAAAATGATTCTAGGTATGACAACGAATCCACCACCTGCAAATGATAACAACCAATCACTAAGTCATGCTATCAATGAAGTGCTCACTGAAACCTTAGAACAAACTCTTGCACTAGCAGAAATTGAGACTCAGTGCACTACAGGAGACATAGAATCATCATCTTGTCAGTCTACACAACAAGAGGTTGCAAACGTTGCCCAAAATGATCTAACTGGACAAAAAGAAGAGGAATCCCAAGACCATCCTTCCAACAATTCAGTTGCAGAAGTAAGTTCTGAGCGCACCGAAGATGATGATATATCTAAAGTGGGCAAGAAAGATTCAAACTCTCATACTTCTCATTTAACCCCTA GACACAACTTCAGAGATATAGAGATAGTTCACATAGCCGAGGAACCTTCATCTCCTAAAACAATTGATTGTAAGCACATCTCTAAGCTTGCTGAGCCTTTACCAGATGGAGAATGTTTTGATTATGCTGGTAGCATAAATCCTTCTATGAAGATGAGAAAACAGCGTTATCAGAAGAAAGATGAGATCACTGAAGGGATATCTGAGATCGTTAAGAAGAAGCAATATCCAATGAAGAAGTTGAACAACCTGTACAATACTCTTGTGGCTAGTAGCAAGTTCCGAGGTTTACGTAGGACACGACGACACGAGGACAATGACACCGGTGGTACCAAGATAAGGATAGGTCCAGCTTCTGCAACAGAAAGAGAGTTAGTACAATGCCTAATGCCAAAAGGAAAGATGTGCAAAAATATGATGTGGTTACTGTCCGTGGCACTTATGTATGATTGGGGATCAAAGACCAAGGTTATATTGGACCAGACAATTATA ACCGAATTGCTAAAAAACCCAAAGAAATGCAACCATCTATATCTATGCAAGAAGCTTAGTAAGTTGGCACTTCAAAATGTTGAGCAG aTATTTCTCCCTACACTATATGACTACCATTGGATTCTGGCGGTCATTAACCTCATGGAAAACACAATTGAAATTTATGACTCTAACTTAGAAGTGAAAGAAGGTGAAGACCCGCACAAGGTTATCTTGGAGAACATG GCCAACAATCGCCAAAAAGCATTGAATGATTATCTCCAAAAGAGTGCTTTCGCATTTATGGATTTCCCAAGGAAGTGTTCTTATGCTGGAAAACAAACAAACAA TGATGACTGTGGTTTCTGGGTTATAAAAGTACTTCTGTGTCACAATGGCAAGGAGCTCATTGGAAATTACAAG TGGGCAATGGATGTCTTCAGGAAGGAAATTTGCTATATCCTAGTTTACCACCGCTTCAATGATCTCAACCCAAGGAGGCCTGAGATTAAGAAGATATCATCCTCCATGAAGACAACAACAGACTGA
- the LOC119267520 gene encoding uncharacterized protein LOC119267520: MMLTYKEEKDKDKFCSCFMKVILCAYLAPTTGYQINRSYLLGALKDLSDIPRMNWCRFAADYLIDAIRDSRGNKVHNLNVGGCVHILHLIYVDLLKSDLVTIPEGYPRIKCVSSVVLEQIDNTGKKKTQDHCKFFESLLDDEKLENFPTVEDHDDDIDDNAKSTHSMPLVTATISNVPCQEKHKLPQKVVQTSKKRPSDQSIDENLIKRIKKLEDHYTAERQKLITLSKRKLQNNLQQLEIKKTKEMAALVQEEIHKAMLPMNDDARAGSSLHNDDPTLTKGSIGTESPCHSNLDEVVLLSAKSAQCGHQTSTHVDAIPQLTAGTPSSPTFMNGIVQIGTHESPPATNLVNKENVKLDNFHPASSFVGQITQYEPSSSKEIIPTDQIVQAEPAACKDPFVERQETIERQDTFVANVLPASNICAVPHQPDLVPAVIIPTSPFILPNKDGDQVHSHIVQAEKNNIPSEDSSMLKIVGTDVQADTASVVPVSTNITGPGQGNPGDQPESNVFVVEHAKQDSTINVLHEVRNTVTTPTTVDVIPDTDFIAPKSTESASEILVADAHKATNMDSLAHNAASDVIQLQHTDKTTLEDEFQNQSNKQFGNLDVSKNEIESKKDIKIADSHATLKDVADISSPPLSIEIVGDVSIMSVSQMTREYDRMNVPGAATIDTTEHIAASTLHEVSRPEDTDKLIQPQHIVFETSVLPDHKSSSLDVL; this comes from the exons ATGATGCTAACATACAAAGAGGAGAAAGACAAGGACAAGTTTTGCTCATGTTTCATGAAAGTCATCCTATGCGCCTACTTAGCTCCAACGACTGgttaccaaattaatagaagttaccTGCTAGGAGCTTTGAAGGACTTGAGCGACATACCTCGTATGAATTGGTGTCGTTTTGCTGCTGACTACCTTATCGATGCAATTCGTGACTCAAGGGGAAACAAAGTGCACAACCTGAACGTCGGTGGATGCGTTCATATTCTACAT CTCATATATGTGGATCTACTTAAATCAGATTTAGTAACAATACCCGAGGGTTACCCAAGGATTAAATGTGTGAGCTCGGTAGTACTGGAACAAATCGATAATACTGGAAAAAAGAAGACACAAGACCATTGCAAGTTCTTTGAGAGCTTACTG GACGATGAAAAGTTAGAAAATTTCCCAACTGTGGAAGACCatgatgatgatattgatgataACGCAAAATCTACACATTCCATGCCACTAGTTACAGCTACTATAAGTAATGTACCTTGCCAAGAGAAACATAAACTTCCGCAAAAGGTAGTACAAACTTCAAAGAAGCGCCCGTCAGATCAATCTATAGATGAG AATTTGATCAAACGGATTAAGAAGCTTGAAGACCACTACACAGCCGAGCGACAAAAGTTGATAACTTTGTCTAAACGCAAGCTTCAAAACAATCTGCAACAGCTTGAAATAAAGAAAACGAAGGAAATGGCAGCCTTGGTCCAGGAAGAGATTCATAAGGCTATGTTACCAATGAATGATGACGCACGTGCAGGAAGTTCTCTGCATAATGATGATCCCACTTTGACCAAAGGAAGTATAGGAACAGAAAGTCCATGTCACTCCAATCTAGATGAAGTTGTTCTGCTTTCTGCCAAGTCTGCTCAGTGTGGTCACCAAACTAGCACTCATGTTGATGCCATCCCACAATTGACAGCTGGCACACCTTCATCTCCAACGTTCATGAATGGAATAGTACAAATTGGTACTCATGAATCACCACCAGCAACTAATTTGGTGAACAAAGAAAATGTCAAACTGGACAATTTCCATCCCGCTTCATCATTTGTTGGTCAGATTACTCAGTACGAGCCTTCTTCTTCTAAAGAAATTATTCCCACCGATCAGATTGTTCAGGCTGAACCTGCTGCTTGTAAAGATCCATTTGTGGAAAGACAAGAGACCATAGAAAGACAAGATACTTTTGTTGCCAATGTTCTACCGGCGTCAAATATATGTGCGGTTCCACATCAGCCAGATTTAGTCCCTGCAGTCATCATTCCCACAAGTCCTTTTATCCTTCCAAACAAGGATGGCGACCAAGTCCATTCACATATTGTTCAAGCTGAGAAAAACAACATACCGAGTGAAGATTCATCAATGCTGAAGATTGTTGGTACTGATGTTCAAGCGGACACTGCTTCTGTTGTACCTGTTAGTACTAATATCACTGGGCCTGGACAGGGCAACCCAGGGGATCAACCAGAGAGTAATGTATTTGTTGTTGAACATGCAAAACAGGATTCCACAATAAATGTTTTGCATGAAGTACGTAATACCGTTACTACGCCAACAACTGTTGATGTAATTCCGGATACTGACTTCATTGCTCCAAAATCAACAGAATCTGCATCTGAAATACTTGTTGCTGATGCACATAAAGCTACAAATATGGATAGTTTGGCACACAATGCTGCCTCAGATGTTATTCAACTACAACATACAGACAAGACGACACTTGAAGATGAATTTCAGAACCAATCGAATAAGCAATTTGGAAATCTTGATGTCAGCAAAAATGAAATTGAATCGAAGAAAGATATTAAAATTGCTGATAGTCATGCCACTTTAAAAGATGTTGCAGATATTTCTTCACCACCTTTATCCATAGAAATAGTTGGTGATGTATCAATTATGTCAGTCAGTCAAATGACCAGGGAATATGATAGGATGAATGTACCAGGAGCTGCTACTATTGATACTACTGAACATATTGCTGCATCTACGCTACACGAAGTCTCAagacctgaagatactgacaagctTATTCAGCCTCAACATATTGTTTTCGAAACTTCAGTTCTCCCCGACCACAAATCCTCCAGTTTGGATGTTTTGTAG